In Aegilops tauschii subsp. strangulata cultivar AL8/78 chromosome 3, Aet v6.0, whole genome shotgun sequence, one genomic interval encodes:
- the LOC109762911 gene encoding uncharacterized protein, whose protein sequence is MIPAMAAKDWSTLPPDLVRLVADSLLATNDLDCYMCLRAVCPGWRAATDDPRSDASDPRFRPRCWIVLDEVFQSQGKEMLLLNTHTGRFLHRELPLLSDHYVVTTTRNGYLVLADKSPPHSASVLNPLTGVVIRFMVSVPTEAGSLAVLSLPSSALGLTLFSDSSHKIYLAHPDSKSFVVKEVQQAPYGFFRKAVVGGVYADIVGHTVIVDLCLSLMSLDAADLAKLFAGGLRDATDLLCFPVCLAGHMLLVLYEKGSIFVLKKDVKIGKFVALDNIGRYAIFIGPQRCLTVDADKFPGIEANCAYFTEQLGSSVHICKCNIKDRKVERISEAADFVKQDKKFVLTADRPSTIIHLLSGYTINIPDSQLALQQVP, encoded by the coding sequence ATGATTCCGGCCATGGCGGCGAAAGACTGGTCCACCCTCCCGCCCGATCTCGTCCGCCTCGTCGCTGACTCCCTCCTGGCCACCAACGACCTCGACTGCTACATGTGTTTACGCGCCGTCTGCCCCGGCTGGCGCGCCGCCACCGATGACCCCAGGAGCGACGCCTCTGACCCCCGTTTCCGCCCGCGCTGCTGGATCGTCCTTGACGAGGTCTTCCAGAGCCAAGGGAAAGAGATGCTCCTGTTAAACACCCACACCGGCCGCTTCCTCCATAGAGAACTCCCGCTGCTCAGCGACCACTACGTCGTGACAACCACTCGCAATGGCTACTTGGTCCTGGCGGACAAAAGCCCTCCTCACTCTGCCAGCGTCCTCAACCCTCTCACCGGCGTTGTCATCCGTTTCATGGTGTCTGTGCCCACCGAGGCGGGATCCTTGGCTGTCCTCTCCCTTCCCAGCTCTGCGCTCGGGCTCACCTTGTTCAGTGACTCGTCTCACAAGATTTACTTGGCCCATCCGGACAGTAAGAGTTTTGTCGTCAAGGAGGTTCAACAAGCACCTTATGGTTTCTTCCGTAAGGCGGTTGTCGGTGGTGTGTACGCAGACATTGTAGGGCATACCGTGATTGTTGATTTATGCCTTTCGCTGATGTCTCTTGATGCTGCTGATCTTGCCAAGCTCTTCGCTGGCGGTCTTCGAGATGCAACAGACCTCCTGTGTTTTCCAGTGTGTTTGGCTGGACATATGTTGCTCGTCTTATATGAAAAGGGGTCGATCTTTGTTCTAAAAAAGGATGTCAAGATAGGTAAGTTCGTGGCTTTGGACAACATCGGCAGGTATGCCATCTTCATTGGTCCTCAGAGGTGCCTGACTGTCGATGCCGACAAGTTCCCAGGCATCGAGGCAAACTGCGCCTACTTCACTGAACAACTGGGTTCGTCCGTTCATATCTGCAAGTGCAACATCAAGGACAGGAAAGTAGAGAGGATCTCCGAAGCTGCCGATTTCGTGAAGCAGGACAAGAAGTTTGTCCTCACCGCCGACCGTCCTTCGACGATCATCCACCTTCTCTCCGGCTACACCATCAACATCCCAGATTCTCAACTGGCTTTGCAACAGGTTCCATAA
- the LOC109762905 gene encoding uncharacterized protein yields MAAPVLPPAKRKKEGPPRLETSPLLPVAAAGWSALPPDLVRHVADSLLATNDLDFYMDFRAVCSGWRAATDDPRSDATDPRFRPRRWIVLDEVFQSQGKMLLLNTDSGRFLHRELPLLNDHHVVATTRNGYLVLADKSPPHAVNVLNPLTRVVIRFVAPVPPKVGSAAVVFFDDSSPTLTLFCDSSHNVYTADLSDIGFDVLEGPGPEAEYDFFRKTVLAGVYADIEPAFHGVLDDLCSLLMSGDVAKFFPGGLPDATDLKWFPVGLGKHMLLVVNAEGSIFVLKKNIQIGKLVALDSISNYAIFMGLQRCLAVDAEKFPGIEANCVYYIENLGSSAHICKCNIKNRKVERISEAADFVKHGKQFVLVADRPLTIIHLLSSYTINIPDSQMALQQIP; encoded by the coding sequence ATGGCCGCCCCTGTTCTGCCGCCTgcaaagaggaagaaggagggtCCGCCTCGTCTGGAAACCTCGCCGCTCCTTCCGGTCGCAGCCGCAGGCTGGTCCGCGCTCCCGCCCGACCTCGTCCGCCACGTCGCGGACTCCCTCCTGGCCACTAACGACCTCGACTTCTACATGGACTTCCGCGCAGTCTGCTCCGGTTGGCGCGCCGCCACCGATGACCCCAGGAGCGACGCCACCGACCCCCGCTTCCGCCCGCGCCGCTGGATCGTCCTCGACGAGGTCTTCCAGAGCCAAGGAAAGATGCTCCTGTTGAACACCGACTCCGGCCGCTTTCTCCACAGAGAACTCCCGCTGCTCAACGACCACCACGTCGTGGCAACCACTCGCAATGGCTACCTGGTCCTGGCGGACAAAAGCCCTCCTCACGCGGTCAACGTCCTCAACCCTCTCACCCGCGTTGTCATCCGTTTCGTGGCGCCGGTGCCCCCCAAGGTGGGATCCGCCGCTGTCGTCTTCTTTGACGACTCTTCTCCCACGCTCACCTTGTTCTGCGATTCATCTCACAATGTTTACACGGCTGACCTCAGCGATATTGGTTTTGACGTCCTAGAGGGTCCCGGACCGGAAGCAGAGTATGATTTCTTCCGTAAGACGGTCCTGGCTGGTGTTTACGCAGACATAGAGCCGGCATTTCATGGTGTGCTTGATGATTTATGCAGTTTGCTCATGTCTGGTGATGTTGCCAAGTTTTTCCCCGGCGGTCTTCCAGATGCAACCGACCTCAAATGGTTTCCAGTGGGTTTGGGTAAACATATGCTGCTTGTTGTGAATGCAGAGGGATCGATCTTTGTTTTAAAAAAGAACATTCAGATAGGTAAGCTTGTGGCTTTGGACAGCATCAGCAACTATGCCATCTTCATGGGTCTTCAGAGGTGCCTGGCTGTCGATGCTGAGAAGTTCCCAGGCATCGAGGCAAACTGTGTCTACTACATTGAAAATCTGGGTTCGTCAGCTCACATCTGCAAGTGCAACATCAAGAACAGGAAAGTAGAGAGGATCTCTGAAGCTGCCGATTTCGTGAAGCACGGCAAGCAGTTTGTCCTGGTTGCTGACCGTCCTTTGACGATCATCCACCTTCTCTCCAGCTACACCATCAACATCCCTGATTCTCAAATGGCCTTACAACAGATTCCATAA